Within the Pelagovum pacificum genome, the region TGTTGGTGCGCTTGATCATGCCGTGGCGTTTGCCGGCCTGACCGGCCTTGATGCGGCCGGAGGCGGTCACCTTGAACCGCTTCTTGCAGCTCGACTTGGTCTTCATCTTGGGCATTTCGGTCTCCTTTACGGGAACGTGCGAACATTCGGAAAGGCATGCCACATAGCCCGCCCGAACGGATTGGAGCCGGCCGTATAATTCCGGCCGGCTCCGCTGTCCAGAGATTAGTTGATGTAGCGCCCGACCACCCGGACGAAGACGTCCGGAATCTCGGCAATGTCATAGCCCGCGCCACTTTCGGAGATAGCAAGGGCGAGGAGTCCGCCGCCGATCATGAACATGATGGCCGCCGTGCGGGGCGGCCGTCCGTCCGTGAACGCCCCGATCACCGCAGGCACCGCGAAACCGGAGACAAGCAGCCCGATGAGAAATATGAGATCAGTATCCATGACGTAGCGTCATAGACACCGAATATGACCTCAGTTAGCCGGGTTCCTGTCGGAATATGAGCCGTTCTTCGCAAGGGGCGACGCGCAGGATGTTGGTGGAGCCCGGCGTGTTGAACGGGACACCCGCGACGACGATGATGTTGTCCTCATCCTTGGCTTCGAGCTCCGCCTTGGCGGCGCGGACGGCGTAGACCACAGCCGTCTTGAAGCGGTCGATGTCGCCGGTCAGCACCGTCTGGATGCCCCACGACAGACAGAGGCTCCGCGCCGTGTGAGTCGAGGTCGTCATCGTGATCGTCGGCACCTTGGGCCGCTCGCGCGCGATCAGCAGCGCGGTCGTGCCGCTTTCGGAGAAGCAGCAGATCGCCAGAACGTCGGTGCTTTCCGCGATTTCGCGGGCAGCGGCGACGATACCGTCGGCGACGCTGGTGCGTTCGATCGCGCGGCTGGCGACCATGATTCCGCGGTAGTTCGGGTCGTTCTCGACCTCGATCGCGACGGCGTTCATCGTCGTCACCGCCTCTACGGGGTAATCCCCGGCGGCACTTTCGGCGGACAGCATGATCGCGTCGGTGCCCTCATAGATGGCAGTGGCGACGTCGCTCACCTCGGCCCGGGTCGGCATCGGGCTTTCGATCATGCTTTCGAGCATCTGTGTCGCGACGATCACCGGCTTGGCGGCCGCGCGACACTTGCGAACGAGCTGCTTCTGGATCGGCGGGACGTTCTGCACGGGCAGTTCGACGCCGAGGTCGCCACGGGCGACCATGATGCCGTCGGACGCTTCGAGGATCTCGTCGAAGGACTTCACTGCTGCCGGCTTCTCGATCTTCGACAGGATGTCGGCACGGCCCTTGGTGAGTGCGCGCGCCTCTTCCACATCCGCGGCACGCTGCACGAAGGACAGGGCCAGCCAGTCGACGCCAAGCTCGCACACGAACTCCAGGTCCCTGCGGTCCTTCTCCGACAGCGCGGCAAGCGGCAGCACCACGTCGGGCACGTTCACGCCCTTGCGGTTGGAGATCGTGCCGCCGACGGTCACTTCGCAATCGGCGAAGTCCGCGCCACAGTCTTTGACCTTCAGACGAATCTTGCCGTCGTTGACCAGAAGCGACGCGCCGGGTTCGAGCGCGTCGAAGATTTCCTTGTGCGGCAGCTGGACGCGGCTGTTGTCGCCGGGTGTCTCATCGAGATCGAGCCGGAACATCTGGCCGATCTCGAGCTCTTCCTCGCCGTTGGCGAACTTGCCCACACGGAGCTTCGGCCCCTGAAGGTCGGCGAGAACACCAATCGGGCTGCCGACATCCT harbors:
- the rpmI gene encoding 50S ribosomal protein L35, whose protein sequence is MPKMKTKSSCKKRFKVTASGRIKAGQAGKRHGMIKRTNKFVRDARGTTVLSKADEQIIKPMMPYAR
- the pyk gene encoding pyruvate kinase, which translates into the protein MKRQRSVKIVATLGPSSSSYEVIRKLHEAGADVFRLNMSHGDHAEIEARHKIIRQVEKDVGSPIGVLADLQGPKLRVGKFANGEEELEIGQMFRLDLDETPGDNSRVQLPHKEIFDALEPGASLLVNDGKIRLKVKDCGADFADCEVTVGGTISNRKGVNVPDVVLPLAALSEKDRRDLEFVCELGVDWLALSFVQRAADVEEARALTKGRADILSKIEKPAAVKSFDEILEASDGIMVARGDLGVELPVQNVPPIQKQLVRKCRAAAKPVIVATQMLESMIESPMPTRAEVSDVATAIYEGTDAIMLSAESAAGDYPVEAVTTMNAVAIEVENDPNYRGIMVASRAIERTSVADGIVAAAREIAESTDVLAICCFSESGTTALLIARERPKVPTITMTTSTHTARSLCLSWGIQTVLTGDIDRFKTAVVYAVRAAKAELEAKDEDNIIVVAGVPFNTPGSTNILRVAPCEERLIFRQEPG